A genomic window from Motacilla alba alba isolate MOTALB_02 chromosome 2, Motacilla_alba_V1.0_pri, whole genome shotgun sequence includes:
- the SNAI2 gene encoding zinc finger protein SNAI2, whose translation MPRSFLVKKHFNSSKKPNYSELDTHTVIISPYLYESYPVPIIPQPEILSSVAYNPITVWTTTGLLPSPLPNDLSPLSGYPSSLGRVSPPPPSDTSSKDHSGSESPISDEEERIQSKLSDPHAIEAEKFQCSLCNKTYSTFSGLAKHKQLHCDAQSRKSFSCKYCDKEYVSLGALKMHIRTHTLPCVCKICGKAFSRPWLLQGHIRTHTGEKPFSCPHCNRAFADRSNLRAHLQTHSDVKKYQCKNCSKTFSRMSLLHKHEESGCCVAH comes from the exons ATGCCACGCTCCTTCCTGGTCAAGAAGCATTTCAATTCATCCAAGAAGCCGAATTACAGCGAGCTGGACACTCATACAG TGATTATATCCCCATACCTGTACGAAAGCTATCCAGTCCCTATCATACCACAGCCAGAGATCCTGAGCTCAGTAGCTTACAACCCCATTACTGTGTGGACTACAACTGGGCTGCTACCGTCTCCATTACCCAATGACCTCTCTCCGCTTTCTGGATACCCCTCATCTTTGGGAAGAGTCAGCCCACCTCCACCTTCTGATACCTCCTCCAAAGATCACAGCGGTTCAGAAAGCCCCATTAGCGATGAAGAAGAGAGAATCCAGTCAAAGCTTTCAGACCCTCATGCAATCGAAGCCGAAAAGTTCCAGTGCAGTTTGTGCAACAAGACCTATTCGACTTTCTCTGGGTTGGCCAAACACAAGCAGCTGCACTGTGATGCCCAGTCTAGGAAATCCTTCAGCTGCAAGTACTGTGACAAGGAGTATGTCAGCCTGGGAGCGCTTAAGATGCACATCAGGACCCATACGCTACCTTGTGTCTGCAAGATCTGCGGCAAGGCTTTCTCTAGACCCTGGCTACTTCAAGGGCACATTAGAACTCACACTG GAGAGAAGCCATTTTCCTGTCCTCACTGCAACAGGGCTTTTGCAGACAGATCCAATCTGAGGGCTCATCTGCAGACCCACTCAGATGTGAAGAAATACCAGTGCAAAAATTGCTCCAAAACTTTCTCCAGAATGTCTCTTCTGCACAAACATGAGGAATCTGGCTGCTGTGTAGCACACTGA